A region of Pseudomonas putida DNA encodes the following proteins:
- the tpx gene encoding thiol peroxidase, which translates to MAQVTLKGNPVQVKGNLPQAGAQAPAFSLVGEGLADKSLQDYAGKRKVLNIFPSVDTPTCATSVRKFNAQANDVANTVVLCISADLPFAQARFCGAEGLENVKNLSTLRGAEFLENYGVAIADGPLAGLAARAVVVLDENDKVLHSELVGEIAEEPNYEAALAVLK; encoded by the coding sequence ATGGCTCAAGTGACTCTCAAAGGCAACCCGGTTCAGGTCAAGGGCAACCTGCCGCAGGCCGGTGCTCAGGCCCCAGCCTTCTCGCTGGTGGGTGAAGGCCTGGCCGACAAGTCGCTGCAGGACTACGCCGGCAAGCGCAAGGTGCTGAACATCTTCCCGAGCGTCGACACCCCAACCTGCGCCACCTCGGTGCGCAAGTTCAATGCCCAGGCCAACGATGTGGCCAACACCGTGGTGCTGTGCATTTCCGCCGACCTGCCGTTCGCCCAGGCGCGCTTCTGCGGTGCCGAAGGCCTGGAGAACGTGAAGAACCTGTCGACCCTGCGTGGCGCCGAGTTCCTCGAGAACTACGGTGTTGCCATCGCCGACGGCCCGCTGGCTGGCCTGGCTGCCCGTGCAGTGGTGGTGCTGGACGAAAATGACAAGGTGCTGCACAGCGAGCTGGTCGGTGAGATCGCTGAAGAGCCGAACTACGAGGCAGCGCTGGCTGTTCTGAAGTAA
- a CDS encoding efflux RND transporter permease subunit — MNLSGPFIRRPVATMLLSLAIMLLGGVSFGLLPVAPLPQMDFPVIVVQANLSGASPEVMAATVATPLERKLGSIAGVTTLTSSSNQGSTRVIIGFEMGRDIDGAAREVQAAINATRNLLPSGMRSMPTYKKINPSQAPIMVLSLTSDVLQKGQLYDLADTILSQSLAQVSGVGEVQIGGSSLPAVRISVEPQLLNQYGLSLDEVRTAVSNANQRRPMGFVEDAERNWEVRANDQLESAKDYEPVVIRQQNGTILRLSDVATITDSVENRYNSGFFNDQSAVLLVVNRQTGANIIETVDQIKSQLPALQSLLPASVQLNVAMDRSLVIKATLKEAEHTLLIAVGLVILVVYLFLGSLRASLIPSLAVPVSLVGTFAVMYLCGFSLNNLSLMALILATGLVVDDAIVVLENISRHIEDGQPPMRAAFLGAKEVGFTLLSMNVSLVAVFVSILFMGGIVRSLFQEFSITLAAAIIVSLVVSLTLTPMLCARWLKPHQAEQNRLQRWSDKVHQRMVNGYDRSLGWVLRHKRLTLLSLLATIGINIALYVVVPKTLMPQQDTGQLLGFIRGDDGLSFSVMQPKMETYRRALLADPAVQSVAGFIGGNSGTNNAMVIVRLKPISERKMDAQKVIERMRKEMPKVPGGRLFLMADQDLQLGGGGRDQTSSQYLYTLQSGDLAALREWFPKVVAAVRALPELTAIDARDGAGTPQVTLVVDRDQAKRLGIDMDMVTTVLNNAYSQRQISTIYDSLNQYQVVLEINPKYAWDPSTLEQVQVITADGARVPLSTIAHYENSLANDRVSHEGQFASEDIAFDVAEGYSPDQAMAAVERAVAKLGLPEEVIARLGGTADAFAKTQEGQPLMILGALVLVYLVLGILYESYIHPLTILSTLPSAGVGALLALYVTGGEFSLISLLGLFLLIGVVKKNAILMIDLALQLERHQGLSPEESIRRACLLRLRPILMTTLAAILGALPLLVSRAEGAEMRQPLGLTIIGGLVFSQILTLYTTPVVYLYLDRLRHRFNRWRGVRTDAALETPL; from the coding sequence ATGAACCTGTCCGGACCGTTTATTCGTCGCCCGGTGGCGACGATGCTGCTGAGCCTGGCGATCATGCTGCTTGGCGGGGTCAGCTTCGGCCTGTTGCCGGTTGCGCCGCTGCCGCAGATGGACTTCCCGGTCATCGTCGTACAGGCCAACCTGTCTGGCGCCAGCCCTGAGGTGATGGCGGCCACGGTGGCCACGCCTTTGGAACGCAAGCTGGGCAGCATCGCGGGGGTCACCACGCTGACCAGCAGCTCCAACCAGGGCTCTACGCGGGTGATCATCGGCTTTGAGATGGGGCGTGACATCGACGGTGCGGCGCGTGAGGTGCAGGCGGCGATCAACGCCACCCGTAACCTGCTGCCCAGCGGCATGCGCAGCATGCCGACGTACAAGAAGATCAACCCGTCGCAGGCACCGATCATGGTGCTGTCGCTGACCTCGGATGTGCTGCAGAAGGGCCAGCTGTACGATTTGGCCGACACCATCCTGTCCCAGAGCCTGGCTCAGGTGTCCGGGGTAGGGGAGGTGCAGATCGGCGGCAGTTCGCTGCCGGCGGTACGTATCTCGGTGGAGCCGCAGTTGCTCAACCAGTACGGCCTGTCCTTGGACGAGGTGCGTACCGCCGTGTCCAACGCCAACCAGCGCCGGCCCATGGGGTTTGTCGAGGATGCCGAGCGTAACTGGGAGGTACGAGCCAACGACCAGCTGGAATCGGCAAAAGACTACGAGCCGGTGGTGATCCGCCAGCAGAACGGCACCATCCTGCGCCTGTCTGACGTCGCGACCATCACCGACAGCGTCGAGAACCGCTACAACAGTGGCTTCTTCAACGACCAGAGCGCGGTGTTGCTGGTGGTCAACCGCCAGACCGGCGCCAACATCATCGAGACGGTCGACCAGATCAAGTCGCAGTTGCCGGCGTTGCAGTCGTTGTTGCCAGCCAGCGTGCAATTGAACGTGGCCATGGACCGCTCGCTGGTGATCAAGGCCACCCTCAAGGAGGCCGAGCACACGCTGCTGATCGCGGTAGGGCTGGTGATTCTGGTGGTCTACCTGTTCCTCGGTAGCCTGCGTGCCTCGTTGATCCCGAGCCTGGCAGTGCCGGTATCGCTGGTGGGCACGTTCGCGGTCATGTATTTGTGCGGTTTCTCCCTTAACAACCTGTCGCTGATGGCGCTGATCCTGGCCACGGGCCTGGTGGTGGACGACGCCATCGTGGTGCTGGAGAACATCTCCCGGCACATCGAGGACGGCCAGCCGCCGATGCGTGCGGCGTTCCTTGGTGCCAAGGAGGTGGGCTTCACGCTGTTGTCGATGAACGTTTCGTTGGTGGCGGTGTTCGTCTCCATCCTGTTCATGGGGGGCATCGTACGTAGCCTGTTCCAGGAGTTTTCCATCACCCTGGCGGCTGCAATCATCGTCTCGCTGGTGGTCTCGCTGACCCTCACGCCGATGCTCTGTGCCCGTTGGCTGAAACCGCACCAGGCCGAACAGAACCGCCTGCAGCGCTGGAGCGACAAGGTTCATCAGCGCATGGTCAACGGCTATGACCGTAGCCTCGGCTGGGTGCTACGCCACAAACGCCTGACCTTGCTGAGCCTGCTGGCTACCATCGGTATCAACATCGCGTTGTATGTGGTGGTGCCCAAGACGCTGATGCCGCAGCAGGACACCGGCCAGTTGCTGGGCTTTATCCGTGGCGATGATGGCCTGTCGTTCAGCGTGATGCAGCCGAAGATGGAAACCTATCGCCGCGCCTTGCTGGCCGACCCTGCGGTACAGAGTGTTGCTGGCTTCATCGGTGGCAACAGTGGCACCAACAATGCGATGGTGATTGTGCGCCTGAAGCCGATCAGCGAGCGCAAGATGGATGCCCAGAAGGTGATCGAGCGCATGCGCAAAGAGATGCCCAAGGTGCCCGGCGGGCGGCTGTTCCTGATGGCCGACCAAGACCTGCAACTGGGGGGCGGCGGGCGTGATCAGACGTCGTCGCAGTACCTCTATACCTTGCAGAGCGGCGACCTGGCGGCCCTTCGCGAGTGGTTCCCGAAAGTGGTCGCGGCGGTGCGCGCATTGCCCGAACTGACCGCCATCGACGCCCGTGACGGCGCTGGGACCCCGCAGGTGACCCTGGTGGTCGACCGTGATCAGGCCAAGCGCCTGGGCATCGACATGGACATGGTCACCACGGTGCTCAACAACGCCTACAGCCAGCGGCAGATATCGACCATCTACGACAGCCTCAACCAATACCAGGTGGTGCTGGAGATCAACCCGAAATACGCCTGGGACCCCAGTACCCTGGAACAGGTGCAGGTGATCACCGCGGATGGCGCCCGGGTGCCGTTGTCGACCATCGCCCATTACGAGAACAGCCTGGCCAATGACCGGGTCAGCCACGAGGGCCAGTTCGCCTCCGAAGACATTGCTTTCGACGTTGCCGAAGGCTACAGCCCCGACCAGGCCATGGCCGCGGTGGAGCGGGCGGTGGCCAAGCTTGGCCTGCCCGAGGAAGTCATCGCCCGGCTCGGCGGCACCGCCGACGCCTTCGCCAAGACCCAGGAAGGCCAGCCCTTGATGATTCTCGGCGCACTGGTGCTGGTGTACCTGGTGTTGGGCATTCTTTATGAAAGCTACATTCACCCGCTGACCATTCTTTCGACACTGCCCTCGGCTGGCGTCGGTGCCTTGCTGGCGCTTTACGTCACCGGTGGCGAGTTCAGCCTGATCTCGCTGCTAGGCCTGTTCCTGCTGATTGGCGTGGTGAAGAAGAACGCGATCCTGATGATCGACCTGGCGCTGCAGCTGGAGCGCCACCAGGGCCTTTCGCCGGAGGAGTCGATCCGCCGCGCCTGCCTGCTGCGCCTGCGGCCGATCCTGATGACCACCCTGGCGGCCATCCTCGGCGCCTTGCCGCTGCTGGTGAGCCGCGCCGAGGGCGCGGAAATGCGCCAGCCCTTGGGCTTGACCATCATTGGCGGCCTGGTCTTCAGCCAGATCCTCACCCTTTATACGACGCCGGTGGTCTACCTGTACCTCGACCGCTTGCGTCACCGTTTCAACCGTTGGCGCGGCGTGCGCACCGACGCCGCTCTGGAAACCCCGCTATGA
- a CDS encoding MdtB/MuxB family multidrug efflux RND transporter permease subunit: MNLSRLFILRPVATTLSMLAIVLAGLIAYKLLPVSALPQVDYPTIRVMTLYPGASPQVMTSAVTAPLERQFGQMPGLTQMASTSSGGASVLTLRFSLDMNMDVAEQQVQAAINAASNLLPSDLPAPPVYNKVNPADTPVLTLAISSKTMPLPKLNDLVDTRVAQKLAQISGVGMVSIAGGQRQAVRIKVNVDALAANGLNLDDVRTLIGASNVNQPKGNFDGPTRVSMLDANDQLRSPAEYANLILAYNNGAPLRLKDVAEIVDGAENERLAAWANENQAVLLNIQRQPGANVIEVVDRIKELLPSITDNLPAGLDVSVLTDRTQTIRAAVKDVQHELLIAIVLVVMVTFVFLRRFSATLIPSIAVPLSLIGTFGVMYLAGFSVNNLTLMALTIATGFVVDDAIVMLENISRHIEEGETPMQAALKGARQIGFTLISLTFSLIAVLIPLLFMADVVGRLFREFAITLAVAILISLVVSLTLTPMMCARLLKREPKEEEQSRFYRASGAWIDWLIAHYGRGLQWVLKHQPLTLLVAVASLALTVVLYMAVPKGFFPVQDTGVIQGISEAPQSTSFAAMSERQQSLSKVILQDPAVQSLSSYIGVDGDNATLNSGRLLINLKPHGERDVTAGEVISRLQPQLDKLVGIRLFMQPVQDLSIEDRVSRTQYQFSLSSPDADLLAQWSGKLVQALQQRAELADVASDLQDKGLQVYLVIDRDMASRLGITVSQITNALYDAFGQRQISTIYTQASQYRVVLQSQAASSIGPQALESIHVKATDGGQVRLSALARIEQRQTQLAISHIGQFPAVMMSFNLAHGASLGEAVQVIEQVQQEIGMPIGVQTRFQGAAEAFQASLSSTLLLILAAVVTMYIVLGVLYESYIHPVTILSTLPSAAVGALLALLISGNDLGMIAIIGIILLIGIVKKNAIMMIDFALEAERNQGMSPQDAIYQAALLRFRPILMTTLAALFGAVPLMLATGSGAELRQPLGLVMVGGLLVSQVLTLFTTPVIYLYFDRLARRWRPATDAKQAEA, from the coding sequence ATGAACCTCTCGCGCCTGTTTATCCTGCGCCCGGTCGCTACCACGCTGAGCATGCTGGCCATCGTACTGGCCGGCCTGATTGCCTATAAGCTGCTGCCGGTGTCGGCCCTGCCTCAGGTCGATTACCCGACCATCCGGGTCATGACCTTGTACCCCGGTGCCAGCCCGCAAGTCATGACCAGTGCGGTCACCGCCCCGCTGGAACGCCAGTTCGGGCAGATGCCGGGGCTGACCCAGATGGCCTCGACCAGCTCCGGCGGTGCGTCGGTGCTGACCTTGCGCTTCAGCCTCGACATGAACATGGATGTTGCCGAGCAACAGGTGCAGGCAGCGATCAACGCGGCCAGCAACCTGCTGCCCAGCGACTTGCCGGCGCCACCGGTCTATAACAAGGTCAACCCGGCCGACACGCCGGTGCTGACCCTGGCCATCTCCTCCAAGACCATGCCGCTGCCCAAGCTCAACGACCTGGTCGACACCCGTGTGGCACAAAAACTCGCCCAGATCAGTGGCGTGGGCATGGTCAGTATCGCCGGCGGCCAGCGCCAGGCGGTACGCATCAAGGTCAACGTCGATGCCTTGGCGGCCAATGGCCTCAACCTCGATGACGTGCGCACGCTGATTGGTGCGTCCAACGTCAACCAGCCCAAGGGCAACTTCGATGGCCCGACCCGGGTGTCGATGCTCGATGCCAATGACCAACTGCGTTCCCCCGCGGAATACGCCAACCTGATCCTCGCTTACAACAACGGTGCACCGCTGCGCCTGAAAGATGTGGCCGAGATCGTCGATGGCGCCGAAAACGAGCGCCTTGCCGCCTGGGCCAACGAAAACCAGGCCGTGTTGCTGAATATTCAGCGCCAGCCCGGTGCCAACGTCATCGAAGTGGTCGATCGGATCAAGGAGCTGCTGCCCTCGATCACCGACAACCTGCCGGCCGGCCTTGACGTGTCGGTGCTGACCGACCGTACCCAGACCATCCGCGCCGCCGTCAAGGACGTGCAGCACGAACTGCTGATCGCCATCGTTCTGGTGGTCATGGTCACCTTCGTGTTCCTGCGCCGCTTCAGCGCCACGCTCATCCCGTCGATTGCCGTACCGCTGTCGTTGATCGGTACCTTTGGCGTGATGTACCTGGCCGGTTTCTCGGTCAACAACCTGACCCTGATGGCCTTGACCATTGCCACCGGTTTTGTGGTGGACGACGCCATCGTCATGCTGGAGAACATCTCGCGGCACATCGAAGAAGGCGAAACGCCCATGCAGGCCGCGCTCAAGGGCGCCCGGCAGATCGGCTTCACCCTCATTTCGCTGACCTTCTCGCTGATCGCGGTACTGATCCCGCTGCTGTTCATGGCTGATGTGGTCGGCCGCCTGTTCCGGGAGTTCGCCATCACGCTGGCGGTGGCGATCCTGATTTCCCTGGTCGTGTCGCTGACCCTCACCCCCATGATGTGCGCACGACTGCTCAAGCGTGAGCCAAAGGAAGAAGAGCAGAGCCGTTTCTACCGCGCCAGTGGTGCCTGGATCGACTGGCTCATCGCGCACTACGGCCGTGGCCTGCAGTGGGTGCTCAAGCACCAGCCGCTGACCCTGCTGGTGGCGGTAGCAAGCCTCGCGCTGACCGTGGTCCTGTACATGGCCGTGCCCAAGGGCTTCTTCCCGGTGCAGGACACCGGCGTCATCCAGGGTATTTCCGAGGCTCCCCAGTCCACCTCGTTCGCCGCCATGAGCGAACGCCAGCAGTCCCTGAGTAAAGTGATTCTGCAAGACCCGGCGGTGCAGAGCCTGTCGTCCTACATCGGCGTGGATGGCGACAACGCCACGCTCAACAGCGGGCGCTTGCTGATCAACCTCAAGCCGCACGGCGAGCGGGATGTGACGGCCGGCGAGGTCATCAGCCGCCTGCAGCCGCAGCTCGACAAGCTGGTGGGCATCCGCCTGTTCATGCAGCCGGTCCAGGACCTGAGTATCGAGGACCGGGTCAGCCGCACCCAGTACCAGTTCAGCCTGTCGTCGCCTGACGCCGACCTGCTGGCGCAGTGGAGCGGCAAGCTGGTGCAGGCGCTGCAGCAGCGCGCGGAGCTTGCCGATGTGGCCAGCGACCTGCAGGACAAGGGCCTGCAGGTGTACCTGGTGATTGACCGCGACATGGCCAGCCGCCTGGGCATCACGGTTTCGCAGATCACCAACGCCTTGTACGACGCCTTCGGCCAGCGGCAGATCTCGACCATTTACACCCAGGCCAGCCAGTACCGCGTGGTCCTGCAGTCGCAAGCCGCCTCCAGCATCGGCCCGCAGGCCTTGGAGTCGATCCACGTCAAGGCCACCGATGGCGGCCAGGTGCGGCTGTCGGCGCTGGCGCGTATCGAGCAGCGCCAGACGCAGTTGGCGATCTCGCACATCGGCCAGTTCCCGGCGGTGATGATGTCGTTCAACCTGGCCCATGGCGCATCGCTGGGCGAGGCGGTCCAGGTGATCGAGCAGGTGCAGCAGGAAATCGGCATGCCGATTGGCGTGCAAACCCGCTTCCAGGGCGCGGCAGAAGCCTTCCAGGCCTCGCTGTCGAGCACCTTGCTGCTGATTCTCGCCGCCGTGGTGACCATGTACATCGTGCTCGGCGTGCTCTACGAGAGCTACATCCACCCGGTGACCATTCTCTCGACCCTGCCCTCGGCGGCGGTCGGTGCGTTGCTGGCGTTGCTTATCAGTGGCAACGACCTGGGGATGATCGCCATCATCGGCATCATTCTGCTGATCGGCATCGTCAAGAAGAACGCGATCATGATGATCGACTTCGCCTTGGAGGCCGAGCGCAATCAGGGCATGAGCCCGCAGGACGCCATCTACCAGGCCGCATTGCTGCGTTTCCGGCCGATTTTGATGACGACGTTGGCCGCGCTGTTCGGCGCCGTGCCATTGATGCTCGCTACCGGTTCCGGCGCCGAGCTGCGCCAGCCGCTGGGCCTGGTGATGGTGGGCGGGCTGCTGGTCAGCCAGGTGCTGACGCTGTTCACCACGCCGGTCATCTACTTGTACTTCGACCGCCTGGCGCGCCGCTGGCGCCCGGCCACTGACGCCAAGCAGGCCGAGGCATGA
- a CDS encoding MdtA/MuxA family multidrug efflux RND transporter periplasmic adaptor subunit codes for MQASNSRSPRRWLVGLLILLLVALLAWWLWPASPAHKEASNGRMGKGGRPGFGASSDPVPVRVEPVRVGDFPLYYKALGTVTATNTVNVRSRVAGELVKIHFKEGQQVKAGDLLAEIDPRSYRIALQQAEGTLAQNQAQLKNAQVDVARYRGLYAEDSIAKQTLDTAEAQVAQFQGLVKTNQAQVNDARLNLDFTQIRAPINGRLGLRQLDLGNLVAANDTTALVVITQTEPINVAFTLPETELSTVLERYRSGASLPVEAWDRSDSKLQSSGVLGSIDNQIDTTTGTLKFKGRFENKDLALFPNQFVNVRLLADTLKQVVMAPAAAIQFGNDGTFAYVINAQNTVNVRKLKVGASDGENSVILEGLAAGERLVLEGTDRLREGTKVDVVEDSSQVPTTPGQHLQGQDAKGSAQAGEAGKAGA; via the coding sequence ATGCAAGCGTCCAATTCCCGTTCCCCTCGTCGCTGGCTCGTCGGCCTGCTGATCCTGCTGCTGGTGGCCTTGCTGGCCTGGTGGCTGTGGCCCGCATCGCCTGCTCACAAAGAGGCCAGCAACGGGCGCATGGGCAAGGGCGGGCGCCCAGGGTTCGGCGCCTCCAGCGACCCGGTGCCGGTGCGTGTCGAGCCGGTACGGGTTGGCGATTTTCCGCTGTATTACAAAGCCCTGGGCACGGTCACCGCAACCAACACCGTCAATGTGCGCAGCCGGGTGGCCGGTGAGCTGGTCAAGATCCACTTCAAGGAAGGCCAGCAGGTCAAGGCCGGCGACCTGCTCGCCGAGATCGACCCGCGCAGCTACCGCATTGCCCTGCAGCAAGCCGAAGGGACCCTGGCGCAGAACCAGGCACAGCTGAAGAACGCCCAGGTAGACGTGGCGCGCTATAGAGGCCTGTACGCCGAAGACAGCATCGCCAAACAGACCCTCGACACCGCCGAAGCCCAGGTCGCGCAGTTCCAGGGCTTGGTCAAGACCAACCAGGCGCAGGTCAACGATGCGCGCCTGAACCTCGATTTCACCCAGATCCGTGCGCCGATCAATGGCCGGCTAGGCCTGCGTCAGCTCGACCTGGGCAACCTGGTGGCCGCCAACGACACCACCGCGCTGGTGGTCATCACCCAGACTGAGCCGATCAACGTGGCATTCACCCTGCCGGAAACCGAACTGAGCACGGTGCTGGAACGTTACCGCAGCGGCGCCAGCCTGCCGGTCGAGGCCTGGGATCGCAGCGACAGCAAGCTGCAGTCCAGCGGGGTACTGGGCAGTATCGACAACCAGATCGACACCACCACCGGCACCCTCAAGTTCAAGGGCCGTTTCGAGAACAAGGACCTGGCCCTGTTCCCCAACCAGTTCGTCAATGTGCGCCTGCTGGCCGATACCCTCAAACAGGTGGTAATGGCCCCCGCAGCGGCCATCCAGTTTGGCAACGACGGCACGTTTGCCTATGTGATCAACGCCCAGAACACCGTCAATGTGCGCAAGCTCAAGGTTGGCGCCAGCGATGGCGAGAACAGCGTGATCCTCGAAGGCCTGGCCGCCGGCGAACGCCTGGTGCTGGAAGGCACCGACCGTCTGCGCGAAGGTACCAAGGTGGACGTGGTCGAAGACAGCTCGCAGGTGCCAACCACCCCGGGCCAGCACCTGCAGGGCCAGGACGCCAAGGGCTCCGCCCAAGCCGGTGAAGCAGGCAAGGCGGGCGCATGA
- a CDS encoding aromatic amino acid transaminase: MFKHVDAYAGDPILSLMETFKADPRADKVNLSIGLYYDEAGVVPQLAAVDAVEKRIAGVAHEASLYLPMEGLASYRQAIQALLFGADHPAVTGGRVATVQTVGGSGALKVGADFLKRYFPQSEVWVSNPTWDNHRAIFEGAGFKVNTYPYFDPVSRGVDFDGMLATLQTLPANSVVLLHPCCHNPTGADLDQNQWQQVVEVVKSRQLIPFLDIAYQGFGEGLVEDAYAIREMARAGVPCLVSNSFSKIFSLYGERVGGLSVVCDDDATAQSVLGQLKATVRRNYSSPPNFGAQLVAGVLGDAALNAQWAAEVEVMRKRILDMRQALVDALAVLIPGQDFQFFLRQRGMFSYTGFSVEQVRRLRDEFGVYLIDSGRVCMSGLRPANLQQVAEAFAAVQK; encoded by the coding sequence GTGTTCAAACATGTCGATGCCTATGCCGGCGACCCGATTCTCTCGCTGATGGAAACCTTCAAGGCCGATCCCCGTGCCGACAAGGTCAACTTGAGTATCGGCCTGTACTACGATGAAGCCGGCGTGGTGCCACAACTGGCGGCGGTGGATGCCGTCGAGAAACGCATCGCAGGCGTTGCTCACGAAGCGTCGCTGTACCTGCCGATGGAAGGCCTGGCCAGCTACCGCCAGGCCATCCAGGCGCTGCTGTTCGGTGCCGATCACCCGGCCGTGACCGGCGGGCGCGTGGCCACCGTGCAGACCGTAGGGGGTTCTGGCGCACTGAAAGTCGGTGCCGACTTCCTCAAGCGTTATTTCCCGCAGTCTGAAGTCTGGGTCAGCAACCCGACCTGGGACAACCACCGTGCCATCTTCGAAGGTGCCGGGTTCAAGGTGAACACCTACCCGTACTTCGACCCGGTCAGCCGTGGCGTCGACTTCGATGGCATGTTGGCAACCCTGCAGACCCTGCCGGCCAACAGCGTCGTGCTGCTGCACCCGTGCTGCCACAACCCGACCGGCGCCGACCTGGACCAGAACCAGTGGCAGCAGGTGGTGGAAGTGGTCAAGTCGCGTCAGCTGATCCCGTTCCTCGACATCGCCTACCAGGGCTTTGGTGAGGGCCTGGTGGAAGATGCCTACGCCATCCGCGAAATGGCCCGTGCCGGCGTACCGTGCCTGGTCAGCAACTCGTTCTCGAAAATCTTCTCGCTGTACGGCGAGCGGGTAGGGGGCCTGTCGGTGGTCTGCGACGATGACGCCACCGCGCAGAGCGTGCTCGGCCAGCTCAAGGCTACCGTACGCCGCAACTACTCCAGCCCACCCAACTTCGGTGCCCAGCTGGTCGCTGGCGTGCTGGGCGATGCGGCGCTCAATGCCCAGTGGGCGGCAGAAGTCGAAGTGATGCGTAAACGTATCCTGGACATGCGTCAGGCGTTGGTCGATGCCTTGGCCGTGCTGATACCTGGTCAGGACTTCCAGTTCTTCCTGCGTCAGCGCGGCATGTTCAGCTACACCGGTTTCAGCGTCGAGCAGGTGCGTCGCCTGCGCGACGAGTTCGGTGTGTACCTGATCGACAGTGGTCGGGTGTGCATGTCCGGCCTGCGTCCGGCCAACCTGCAACAGGTTGCCGAGGCGTTCGCCGCCGTTCAGAAGTGA
- a CDS encoding serine/threonine transporter — protein sequence MNEQAPSVERRYEESTPAALGSWARQDTTWMLGLFGTAIGAGTLFLPINAGLGGFWPLIILAVLAFPMTYFAHRGLTRFVLSGRKGGDITEVVEEHFGITAGALITVLYFFAIFPILLIYSVALTNTVTSFMEHQLHMTPPPRALLSFVLILGLLAIVRCGEQATVKVMSLLVYPFIVALALLGLYLVPHWTGGILDSATQLPSGSAFLHTVWLAIPVMVFSFNHSPIISAFAVDQKRRYGEHADERSGQILARAHLLMVAMVLFFVFSCVLTLSSAQLAEAKAQNLSILSYLANHFSNPTIEFAAPLIAFIAIAKSFLGHYIGASEGLKGIIAKTGARPGAKALDRVVAALMLVVCWIVATLNPSILGMIESLGGPIIAVLLFLMPMYAIRRVPSMRKYSGAMSNVFVVAVGVVALTSVVYGLLS from the coding sequence ATGAATGAGCAGGCCCCAAGCGTCGAACGGCGCTATGAAGAATCGACCCCGGCAGCCTTGGGCAGCTGGGCACGTCAAGACACCACCTGGATGCTGGGCCTGTTCGGCACCGCCATCGGCGCAGGTACTTTATTCCTGCCCATCAATGCTGGCCTCGGTGGCTTCTGGCCGCTGATCATCCTGGCCGTGCTGGCCTTCCCGATGACCTACTTCGCCCACCGCGGCCTGACCCGTTTCGTCCTCTCCGGGCGCAAGGGCGGGGACATCACCGAAGTGGTCGAGGAGCATTTCGGCATCACCGCCGGTGCACTGATCACCGTGCTGTACTTCTTCGCCATTTTCCCGATCCTGCTTATCTATAGCGTGGCGCTGACCAACACCGTCACCAGCTTCATGGAGCACCAGCTGCACATGACGCCGCCACCACGGGCGCTCCTGTCGTTCGTGCTGATCCTGGGCCTGCTGGCCATCGTGCGGTGCGGTGAACAGGCCACGGTCAAGGTCATGAGCCTGCTGGTCTACCCGTTCATCGTTGCCCTGGCGCTGCTGGGCCTGTACCTGGTGCCGCACTGGACTGGCGGTATTCTTGACAGCGCCACGCAACTGCCGTCGGGCTCGGCCTTCCTGCACACCGTGTGGCTGGCGATTCCTGTGATGGTGTTCTCGTTCAACCACTCGCCGATCATCTCGGCGTTCGCCGTCGACCAGAAGCGCCGTTACGGCGAGCATGCCGATGAGCGCAGCGGCCAGATCCTCGCCCGCGCCCACCTGCTGATGGTGGCTATGGTGCTGTTCTTCGTCTTCAGCTGCGTGCTGACCCTCAGCAGCGCTCAGCTGGCTGAAGCCAAGGCGCAGAACCTGTCGATCCTGTCGTACCTGGCCAACCACTTCAGCAACCCGACCATCGAGTTTGCTGCGCCGCTGATTGCCTTCATCGCCATCGCCAAGTCGTTCCTGGGCCACTACATTGGTGCCAGCGAAGGCTTGAAAGGCATCATTGCCAAGACTGGCGCGCGTCCGGGTGCCAAGGCTCTGGACCGAGTGGTCGCTGCACTGATGCTGGTGGTCTGCTGGATCGTCGCCACCCTCAACCCGAGCATTCTGGGCATGATCGAATCGCTGGGCGGCCCGATCATCGCCGTGCTGCTGTTCCTGATGCCGATGTATGCCATTCGCCGCGTGCCTTCGATGCGCAAGTACAGCGGGGCGATGTCCAACGTGTTCGTGGTCGCGGTTGGCGTGGTTGCGCTGACGTCGGTGGTTTACGGCTTGCTGAGCTAA